The Fluviispira sanaruensis sequence CCCATGCTTCTTGTTGGTATTTAATTTTTCTCTCCCCCTCTTTCAAAATAAAATCGAGGGGAAGATTTTTATTTTTCAATTCATCATCGTCTTGTTTAACTCTTTTATATTGTTTATCTCTATTATAATGACTCGAAAAGAAGTCTATGCCAAGCCCTAACTTAAACACAGATTTTATTTTAAGATCTACTTCTACTTCTAAAATTAAATTTTTAATCCAGTTCTGATAGCATTTTTTTGCATCTAACTTTACTTGAAAATGTTTATCTCGACCAAACAATTGTCCTTTTGTTGCTAAGTTTGCTGCAGCTGCATATGATCCTGCTAATGGATTGTTAGAGGAAATGATTTGTATTTCATTTCCATTTTTCTTTCCTCGTGAAAGATATTCCGCAATCGATAAGCCTAAAACCCCAGATCCAATTATTGATATTTTTTTCATATATATTCTCACTTCCAAACTTACAATCAAGACTTTCAGTGAATGATTGTGTAATATTGACATACTTTAAAAACAAAAAGAATAAAATAAAATTTTGACCATATATATTTACATTGCCGAAATAAATGCTTAAATTTTTTTTAACTAAAAAAATTACTTTTTATGAAATTTTCATATATAATATTATCGATATAAAAATCTAGGACCAAACAGAAGAGCTGTTAGGGTATTTTGAAAGAAAGCAAAGAGGACAATATCTTGCAAGATAACAATCCATCCTATTTTAATAAAACATTTCTTATTTTAAGCCTAGGATATTTAATTGATTATTTCGATCTCGCTCTATTTGCAGTTATTAGGCACAGTGCACTTTCAGCAATCGGGGTGATCGAAGCAGATATACTCACAACAAGTTTGCTTATGTTCAATTTACAAGCTCTGGGTTGCGTTATAGGCGGCTTTATTTTTGGTATTTGGGGAGATAAATATGGAAGAATATCAGCTGTACGAGCTGGTATTCTTTTGTACTCAATTGCCAATTTGGCTAATATTTTCGTTACAAATGTTCCTGCATTTGGCCTTATGCGCTTTTTAGCTGGCGTAGGCCTTGCTGCCGAATTAGCAGCATCAATCACTCTTTTAAGCGAAATTTATTCCAAAGAAAAAAGAGGAATTGCATCTGGAATTTTATATTCCTTCGGAATAGTTGGTGGGATCCTTGCTACATTCGTAGGTAGTCATTTGCAATGGCAGCAAGTATTTTTAATCGGAGGAATTTCAGGCCTTGTACTTTTATGTCTAAGATTTGCTTTTTTAGACTCGAAAATATTTATTAATTTAACAAAAAATAAAGAAATACCTAGAGGTAGCATAAAGTTAATGTTTCTGAAAAAGGAAAGCATAAAAAAACTCGTCTGTCTCACATTAGGTGTTTTTCCATTTTGGTTTGTTGCTTTTACTGTAAATTTCTCACCTGAAATTGCTAAACATTCTTTTTATACCTTCACACCCAATCAATCTATTTCTCTGGCAATCTTTTTTATTGGCAGTTTAATAGGTGCGCTCTTTTTTCCAATCCTCAGCAAATTTTTAAAGAGTCGAAAAAAATCTATTTTAATCGCTCTTTTTCTTATGCTAAGCTCATTTTCTACCTTTGCATTGCCCAATTTCATGCAATTAGAAATCTTTTATGGCATACTTTTTATCGGTGGATTTACCAATGGCTATCTTGGAATTTATTTGCTTTTTTGTGCAGAGGTTTTTGGTACAAATCAGAGAGTCACAGCAACATCTCTCATTTCAAATATTTCAAGAGGCTCGCTCATATTAAGCAATTTACTGGTACCTTTGGTTGCTTCATTTTTTTATGAAATGGGAACAGGCGTTGCTCTTTGTGCTGCTTTTTTCTTTATACTCGGTATAGTTCCTATTTTTGTTATTAAAGACACATTTAATAAAAATATAAACTTTATAGAGAAATAAATTATTTGCCATTACTTTCCATAGCAAATGTAAACTTTCCCATACTCTTTAAGTACATATATGCACTTTTAACTTGATAATCATCGCGCAATGAAAGCGGCCAGTGATCGGTATCTCTTTCTTCTTTTTTATTTTGCAGAGCAATTGTATTTTGGTCTTTTGCCTCTATATGTTTATCTAAATCTGCTTCGCGCCTCGCTCGGCCAATATTGGATTCACTTTGCACTTGCTGAACTTTGCCTAAGATAGATTGCGAAATAAGTGGAATATCAGGTGTAATACCCTTTGCTTGTATGCTTCGCCCTTTCGGAGTGTAATAACGCGCTATAGTGAGTTTCAATGCTCCTCCATTTGGCAATGGGACAATATTTTGTACGCTGCCTTTGCCAAATGTTTGGGTTCCCATAATAATTGCTCTCTCTCTATCCTGTAATGCCCCCGCAACAATTTCACTCGCGCTTGCTGTTCCTTCATTGACAAGAACAATCATAGGAAAATACGATAAAGAATTTCTCTTCACAGCATATTCAACATCTTCAGGTTTATTTTGATCTCTTCCAATTGTTGAGACAATTATACCTGAATCAATAAATAAATTGGTTACACGTACAGCTTGATCCAACAGTCCACCTGGATTGTTTCTGAGATCTAATATGAGTCCTTTTACCTTCCCATGATTTTTTACTTCAAATTCTTTTATACTTTTCGAAAGTTGTTCAGAAGCATCTTCTTGAAATATTGTTAATTTAGTATAGATATATCCTGTACCTAATTGATACATTACCACGCTATTACTACGAATAACTTCTCGCTCTAAAGTAACACGTTTCGTAATTATAGTTTTAGATGATTTATCTGGTGTATAAAATTCAAGAGTGAGATCTGTCCCAACCGCTCCACGCATTTTTGAGAGTGCTTCTTCAATATTTTTAGTATTTACGACTATGTCATTTACGTTGGTGATAAAATCACCTGCGCGAATTCCTGCTCTCTCAGCAGGAGAATTATCTATCACTTCAATTACTTCTAATTTTCCACCCGCAGGATTTACCACAACTCCTATTCCACCAAATTTTCCGCTGGTATCTGTTGAAAAGTCTGAATATTGTTTTTGTGATAAATAAGTTGTATGAGGATCCAAATCCGATGTCATTCCTTTCAATGCTTTTTCTATTAATACATCTGGATTTACGACACTTGGATCGACATAACTTGACTCTAAAAGATTGAGTGCCTTTGAAAAAGCTTCGAGAGCTTGATATTTTTTATTTTCAATTTCAGCTCTTTCACTAATGATATGTTCATTTGTTACAGGCGGTGGAGTGACTCCTGCAAAATTTGAATTTGCTAAGATATTTATATTAATTAGAAATTGTGGAAAAAATAAGAATAGAACTTTATTTATTTTTTTTCTTTTTATTTTTAACATCACGATATTCCTCAATAAAAAAATTGAATATCTTTTCAATAGAAGTCAATCAATATGATAGGATTAAAAACAGACCTTTGTAAGCATGCAATAAGCTCCTAATTGACATCAAATAATAACTTGACTGTATAAATGAGCAAAAAATTCGTCTCTTGAGACCATCTCCATAAAAATCAAAAAATATTTTGCTTTTTTTCTAAAAAATACAATAAAAAATTGCACATATTACGTCAATTAAATGACATTGATTCATAATTGTTTTTTTCACCCAAATTATAATATATTTTTTTAATGCATATAATAAATTTCTTCTTATTTTTGAAAAATATATCTAATAAAATTGTGTTATAACTCTATTCAATTTAAAAAATATTCAAAAATAAAAATCAAATATTATAATAAAATTAATTTTTATTACCAAGACATACACAACTTGAACTAGTATAATTTACCAAATAATAATCGACAAATTTTTGGCGCATAAAAATTGTCTTTAATTTTTTCACTGCTAGATTAATTTTTTCAACACAAAAATATTAATTTAGGAGATAGAAATGCTTTTTTTATTTATTAAAAATACATTAAATCAAACAAAGAGGTTTGCTCTGTTAGGCTTTGTAGCTGCTAGCTCTTTACCTGCAATTGCCAATGCAGAAGAATGCTTTTTTATGCAAGATAAAGCAACTGGCCATTATCTAGATGGTAATAATTCCTCTATTTATACACAAGATTTTAATAATGGAATGTATCAAAGATGGAGTTTAATTCACACGGGTGATGGAAAATCTGTCTTTTTAGTAAATAAAGCCACTGGAAAAGCTCTTGATGGCAATGGAAAAGCTCTTTATCCACATGCCCCTAATGGTGGTGCATATCAAAAGTGGGAATTGGTTTCATCCCGTGATGGTGGAAATTTGTTTTATGTAAGACACCAAAATTCAAGGAAGGTTTTAGATAGTAACCATGCCTATAATGCTTATTTATTCGATTACAATGGTGGTGATTTTCAAATCTGGAGATTTCACGCTACTGGCTGTAATTGATAACTTGCTTGACATAAAATATTCTTAAAAAGGTATTTATAAAATATAAATACCTTTTTTTATTTATGAAATAAAGTAGCAAGTTGAAAAAATTTCAATCAGCGATTTAAATACCTGTTTCGTTATGCAGGAGATCCTTCGTTTGCTCCACCGCCGGAACGTGGGTAACTTTTGCGTCCCGATATCATTGAGCGCATAAACTCACGGTTCAAACGCGCAATATTTTCAAGGCTGATATCCTTCGGACATGCACCCGCACAACTACCCATATTTGTACACGAACCGAAATCTTCTGCGTCCATTTGATAAACCATTTTTGCCACCCGCTCAGATCTTTCAGCTTGTCCTTGAGGCAACAAAGTCAATTGAGAAACCTTAGCAGAAACAAACAACATAGCCGCTCCGTTACGACAGGCTGCAACACATGCGCCACAGCCTATACAAGTTGCAGCATCGAAAGCTAAGTCAGCTTTTTCTTTTGCAATTGGCAAAGCATTTCCGTCTGGTGCACTTCCAGTATTCACAGAAACATATCCACCCGCTTGAATAATTCGATCAAAAGCGGATCTATCGACCACTAAATCTTTCATGACAGGAAAAGATTTTGCTCTAAAAGGCTCAATCACGATAGTTTGTCCATCGCGATAATGGCGCATATGCAATTGGCAAGCTGTTGTTGATTTTTGCGGCCCATGTGGGTTGCCATCAATTACCATTGAGCAAGATCCACATATCCCTTCGCGACAATCATGTTCAAAAGCAACGGGCTCTTCACCTTTTAAAATAAGTTTTTGGTTAAGGATATCAAGCATTTCAAGAAATGACATATCTGGATTGACACCTTCGAGATCATAATCACAGAGTTTTCCTTCTGCGTTCTGATCTTTTTGTCTCCAAACTTTAAGGTGTAAGGTCATATGTTTGTTAGAACTTTTATTTTTCATAAGAATTTGTCCTTCTTGTTTACTTATAACTGCGTTGGGTTGGATGACAATATTCAAAATCCAATTTTTCAACATGACGCTCAGGTTTTTTAGCATCCCCTTTGTATTCCCAAGCAGCTACATGGGCAAAATTCTTATCATCACGCTTAGCTTCATTGTCTGGAGTTTGATGCTCTTCTCTAAAATGTCCACCACAGGATTCTTCTCTTGTGAGGGCATCGAGACACATTGTTTCACCAAGTTCTATAAAGTCGGCAACTCTACCTGCTTTCTCAAGTTCTTGATTGAGTCCTTCACCATGTCCTGTGATTGCCACATTTTGCCAAAACTCTTCGCGAATTTTTGGAATCTGTTTGAGAGCTTTTTGTAGGCCTTCTTTATTGCGCGCCATGCCACAATGATCCCACATAATATGCCCCAATTCTTTATGAAATT is a genomic window containing:
- a CDS encoding MFS transporter, with protein sequence MQDNNPSYFNKTFLILSLGYLIDYFDLALFAVIRHSALSAIGVIEADILTTSLLMFNLQALGCVIGGFIFGIWGDKYGRISAVRAGILLYSIANLANIFVTNVPAFGLMRFLAGVGLAAELAASITLLSEIYSKEKRGIASGILYSFGIVGGILATFVGSHLQWQQVFLIGGISGLVLLCLRFAFLDSKIFINLTKNKEIPRGSIKLMFLKKESIKKLVCLTLGVFPFWFVAFTVNFSPEIAKHSFYTFTPNQSISLAIFFIGSLIGALFFPILSKFLKSRKKSILIALFLMLSSFSTFALPNFMQLEIFYGILFIGGFTNGYLGIYLLFCAEVFGTNQRVTATSLISNISRGSLILSNLLVPLVASFFYEMGTGVALCAAFFFILGIVPIFVIKDTFNKNINFIEK
- a CDS encoding S41 family peptidase translates to MLKIKRKKINKVLFLFFPQFLININILANSNFAGVTPPPVTNEHIISERAEIENKKYQALEAFSKALNLLESSYVDPSVVNPDVLIEKALKGMTSDLDPHTTYLSQKQYSDFSTDTSGKFGGIGVVVNPAGGKLEVIEVIDNSPAERAGIRAGDFITNVNDIVVNTKNIEEALSKMRGAVGTDLTLEFYTPDKSSKTIITKRVTLEREVIRSNSVVMYQLGTGYIYTKLTIFQEDASEQLSKSIKEFEVKNHGKVKGLILDLRNNPGGLLDQAVRVTNLFIDSGIIVSTIGRDQNKPEDVEYAVKRNSLSYFPMIVLVNEGTASASEIVAGALQDRERAIIMGTQTFGKGSVQNIVPLPNGGALKLTIARYYTPKGRSIQAKGITPDIPLISQSILGKVQQVQSESNIGRARREADLDKHIEAKDQNTIALQNKKEERDTDHWPLSLRDDYQVKSAYMYLKSMGKFTFAMESNGK
- a CDS encoding RICIN domain-containing protein, which codes for MLFLFIKNTLNQTKRFALLGFVAASSLPAIANAEECFFMQDKATGHYLDGNNSSIYTQDFNNGMYQRWSLIHTGDGKSVFLVNKATGKALDGNGKALYPHAPNGGAYQKWELVSSRDGGNLFYVRHQNSRKVLDSNHAYNAYLFDYNGGDFQIWRFHATGCN
- a CDS encoding succinate dehydrogenase/fumarate reductase iron-sulfur subunit; this encodes MTLHLKVWRQKDQNAEGKLCDYDLEGVNPDMSFLEMLDILNQKLILKGEEPVAFEHDCREGICGSCSMVIDGNPHGPQKSTTACQLHMRHYRDGQTIVIEPFRAKSFPVMKDLVVDRSAFDRIIQAGGYVSVNTGSAPDGNALPIAKEKADLAFDAATCIGCGACVAACRNGAAMLFVSAKVSQLTLLPQGQAERSERVAKMVYQMDAEDFGSCTNMGSCAGACPKDISLENIARLNREFMRSMISGRKSYPRSGGGANEGSPA